One window of the Trifolium pratense cultivar HEN17-A07 linkage group LG2, ARS_RC_1.1, whole genome shotgun sequence genome contains the following:
- the LOC123905810 gene encoding general transcription and DNA repair factor IIH helicase subunit XPD — translation MKFTIEEVTVYFPYDNIYPEQYAYMIELKRTLDAKGHCLLEMPTGTGKTIALLSLITSYTLSKPQSPIKLIYCTRTVHEMEKTLAELRLLHDYMVKCIGPAAKMLALGLSSRKNLCVNQRVLAAENRDSVDAGCRKLTASWVRALAAENPDVPSCEFFEQFERAGSGAVLPPGVYTLQDLRTFGKEKGWCPYFLARHMVEFANVVVYSYQYLLDPKVAAIISKEMQKESVVVFDEAHNIDNVCIEALSVSVRRQTVDGARRNINRMRQEIDKFKATDASRLRAEYNRLVEGLALRGDLPAADGWLGNPALPDDILKEAVPGNIRKAEHFIQVLRRLVQYLEGRLETENVEKENPVSFVFSILNQAGIDQKTLKFCYDRLHSLMMTLAITDTDEFLHIQTICDFATLVGTYARGFSIIIEPFDERMPHIPDPVLQLCCHDASLAIKPVFERFQSVVITSGTLSPIDLYPRLLNFHPVVSRSFTMSLTRDCICPMVLTRGSDQLPVSTKFDMRSDLGVVRNYGRLLLEMASVVPDGIVCFFVSYSYMDGIVNSWNENGILKEIMQHKLVFIETQDVVETTLALDNYRKACDCGRGAIFFSVARGKVAEGIDFDRHYGRLVIMFGVPFQYTLSKILLARLEYLRETFQIKEGDFLTFDALRQAAQCVGRVIRSKADYGMMIFADKRYSRHDKRSKLPGWILSHLRDANLNLSTDMALHIAREFLRKMAQPYDKTGGTGRKTLLSQEDLEKIVFEGSMNDMLY, via the exons atgaaGTTTACAATTGAAGAAGTAACGGTGTATTTCCCATATGATAATATCTACCCAGAACAATATGCATACATGATTGAGTTAAAACGAACCCTAGATGCAAAAGGACATTGTTTACTCGAAATGCCGACTGGAACAGGAAAAACAATTGCTTTACTTTCACTCATTACAAGCTACACACTTTCAAAGCCTCAATCACCAATTAAGCTTATTTATTGTACTCGAACGGTTCACGAGATGGAAAAGACGCTCGCTGAGCTGAGACTTCTTCATGATTATATGGTTAAGTGTATTGGTCCTGCTGCTAAGATGCTTGCACTTGGATTGTCTTCGAGGAAGAATCTTTGTGTTAATCAGCGTGTTCTTGCGGCTGAGAATCGTGATTCGGTTGATGCTGGGTGTAGGAAATTGACTGCTAGTTGGGTTAGGGCGCTTGCTGCGGAGAATCCAGATGTTCCTAGTTGTGAGTTTTTTGAGCAGTTTGAAAGGGCCGGCTCTGGTGCTGTTTTGCCTCCTGGTGTTTATACTTTGCAG GATCTGAGAACATTTGGGAAGGAGAAAGGTTGGTGTCCTTACTTTTTAGCGCGACATATGGTTGAGTTTGCCAACGTCGTAGTGTATAGTTATCAATATTTGCTTGATCCAAAGGTGGCTGCTATAATATCCAAGGAAATGCAGAAAGAATCGGTTGTTGTATTTGATGAAGCTCATAATATTGATAATGTTTGTATCGAAGCACTTAGTGTGAGTGTGAGGAGGCAAACTGTTGATGGTGCTAGAAGAAATATAAATAGAATGCGTCAAGAAATTGACAA GTTCAAGGCCACAGATGCTAGTAGACTCCGTGCTGAATACAACAGGCTTGTCGAAGGGTTGGCTCTTAGAGGAGATCTTCCTG CTGCCGATGGTTGGCTTGGAAATCCAGCCTTGCCTGATGATATACTAAAAGAGGCTGTACCTGGAAATATTCGTAAGGCTGAACACTTCATCCAGGTCTTGCGTAGATTAGTTCAATATCTTGAAGGGCGTTTGGAAACTGAGAACGTGGAGAAGGAAAACCCTGTTAGCTTTGTTTTCTCAATTCTTAACCAAGCTGGAATTGACCAAAAAACATTGAAGTTCTGTTATGACCGCCTTCATTCATTAATGATGACATTGGCGATTACAGACACCGATGAGTTCCTTCATATCCAAACAATATGTGATTTTGCCACACTTGTCGGCACATATGCTCGTGGTTTTTCCATTATCATAGAACCTTTTGATGAGAGAATGCCTCATATTCCGGATCCTGTATTGCAG CTTTGTTGCCATGATGCTTCCCTTGCCATTAAACCTGTTTTTGAGCGATTTCAGTCGGTTGTGATTACATCTGGCACATTAAGCCCCATAGATTTGTACCCTCGTCTTTTAAATTTTCACCCTGTCGTCAGTCGAAGTTTTACAATGTCCTTAACAAGAGATTGCATATGCCCTATGGTTCTTACCCGTGGCAG TGATCAGCTCCCAGTCAGTACCAAATTTGATATGAGAAGTGATCTTGGCGTTGTAAGGAATTATGGAAGGCTCTTATTGGAGATGGCATCAGTTGTTCCAGACGGGATTGTATGTTTCTTCGTCAGTTACTCGTATATGGACGGTATAGTCAATAGCTGGAATGAAAATGGAATTTTGAAG GAAATAATGCAGCATAAGCTTGTCTTTATTGAGACTCAGGATGTGGTAGAAACTACATTGGCTCTCGACAACTATCGTAAGGCTTGTGATTGTGGAAGAGGTGCTATATTCTTTTCAGTTGCAAG AGGAAAGGTTGCGGAAGGTATAGATTTTGATCGACATTATGGCCGTCTGGTAATCATGTTTGGTGTTCCTTTTCAGTACACATTAAGCAA GATTTTGCTTGCACGCCTGGAATATCTACGGGAAACTTTTCAAATTAAGGAAGGAGATTTTCTAACGTTTGATGCCTTG AGACAAGCTGCACAGTGTGTGGGCCGTGTAATCCGTTCAAAAGCTGATTATGGGATGATGATTTTTGCAGACAAAAG GTATAGTCGTCATGACAAACGTTCCAAATTACCCGGTTGGATACTTTCTCATTTACGTGACGCCAACCTGAACTTGAGCACTGACATGGCTTTGCATATAGCACGCGAG TTCCTCAGGAAAATGGCCCAGCCATATGATAAGACCGGTGGCACCGGCCGGAAAACCTTATTGTCTCAAGAAGACTTGGAGAAGATAGTTTTTGAGGGCAGCATGAATGATATGTTATACTGA
- the LOC123905811 gene encoding uncharacterized protein LOC123905811 gives MEGNLAQGGIIQGVGGGGSFGGFDLPGSMRVNRPAQHTMNQHQAHPCQGSSVHSSIHDGFPLTMGTLQNCDQTMSINEFGQGDRNKHSGSEEDEPEEGGDGHHQEGCRGKKGTPWQRVKWTDKMVRLLITAVSYIGEDGSSEGGGGGRKKFAVLQKKGKWKSISKVMAERGYRVSPQQCEDKFNDLNKRYKKLNDMLGRGTSCQVVENPALLDVIDFLNEKEKDDVRKILNSKHLFYEEMCSYHNCNRLHLPHDPALQRSLQIALRNRDDHDNDDVRRSYHDDHDEDDHDMETDDHDEFEENFASHGDSRGIFGGLGGTSKRLRQGQGHEDATTFGNSINCQEYHKSSHPHGQTVQTDGNQALPENMRAAWLQKQWLDSRSVQLEEQKLQIQVEMLELEKQRLKWERFSKKQDRELEKFKLENDRMKIENERIALELKRKEIGGTSFN, from the coding sequence ATGGAAGGAAATTTAGCTCAAGGAGGTATAATTCAaggtgttggtggtggtggttcttTTGGTGGTTTTGATTTGCCGGGATCGATGCGAGTTAATCGTCCAGCGCAACATACAATGAATCAACATCAAGCTCATCCATGTCAAGGGTCGTCGGTGCATTCGTCAATTCATGATGGTTTTCCTCTAACAATGGGGACGTTGCAGAACTGTGATCAGACAATGTCGATTAATGAGTTTGGTCAGGGAGATAGAAACAAACATTCGGGGAGTGAGGAAGACGAGCCTGAGGAAGGTGGTGATGGTCATCATCAAGAAGGCTGTAGAGGGAAAAAGGGGACGCCTTGGCAGCGTGTAAAATGGACTGATAAGATGGTGAGGCTTTTGATAACGGCGGTGTCTTATATTGGCGAGGACGGGAGTTCTGAAGGTGGAGGTGGAGGAAGGAAGAAATTTGCGGTGTTGCAGAAAAAGGGTAAGTGGAAATCTATTTCTAAGGTTATGGCTGAAAGAGGTTATCGTGTTTCGCCTCAGCAATGTGAGGATAAATTCAATGATCTTAATAAAAGATACAAAAAGCTTAACGATATGCTTGGAAGGGGAACTTCTTGTCAGGTTGTTGAAAATCCGGCTTTGTTGGATGTAATAGATTTTCTTAACGAGAAAGAAAAGGACGAtgttagaaaaatattaaactcGAAACATCTTTTCTATGAAGAGATGTGTTCTTACCATAATTGTAATAGATTGCATTTGCCGCACGATCCTGCATTGCAACGTTCCCTGCAGATAGCTCTCCGAAATAGAGATGATCATGATAACGATGATGTGAGAAGGTCCTATCATGATGATCATGACGAAGATGATCATGATATGGAAACTGACGATCATGATGAGTTCGAAGAGAATTTTGCTTCCCATGGTGATAGTCGAGGAATATTTGGAGGATTGGGAGGAACTTCAAAAAGACTAAGACAAGGCCAAGGACACGAAGATGCTACTACTTTCGGGAATTCTATAAATTGTCAGGAGTACCATAAAAGTTCGCATCCTCATGGACAAACAGTCCAAACAGACGGAAATCAAGCTTTACCTGAAAACATGAGAGCAGCTTGGTTACAGAAGCAATGGTTGGATTCTCGCTCAGTTCAGTTAGAAGAACAGAAGCTACAAATTCAGGTTGAGATGCTGGAATTAGAGAAACAAAGATTGAAGTGGGAGAGGTTTAGCAAGAAACAAGACCGGGAGTTGGAGAAGTTCAAGCTGGAGAACGATAGAATGaagattgagaatgaacgtaTTGCTTTAGAACTAAAGCGAAAGGAGATCGGCGGCACTAGCTTTAACTAG